GCAAATGTGTGCTGGCGTACAACCGCGATCTGCCCGATCCGGATGCTGACCGCATCGTCTGTGGTTTCAATCCGGCCGTGCCCGCCGACGACACGCTGCTGATCGGCCGAGTCACTGCCGGCGGCCAGACCATTGCGACGCTGGTGAACTACGCCATGCACCCGGTCACGCTGGCCTGGCAGAACACGTTGATCTCGCCCGACTTCGTCGGCGCGATGCGCGAAGTGGTCGAGGCGCACACCAACGGTGCGCCATGCTTGTTCCTTCAAGGCGCCTCGGGCGAGTTGGCGCCGATGGAGGAATATACGGCCGATATCGCCATCGCCGATAAAAACGGCCGTGCGCTCGGCTTTGCTGCGCTGTCGGTTCTAGAGCGCATGCTGCCAACGAAGCGGCGGTTGCGCTACGCCGGCGTCGTCGAATCCGGCGCGCCGCTGGCCACCTGGACGCACGAAACCGCCGCACCTTCGCATCGCCTCGATGCCCGGATGCTGGCGGTTGAAATTCCATTGAAACCCGAGCTTCCCTCGCTGGCGGAGATCGAAGCGCAGCTCGCAACGACGAACGAACCGTTCATGATCGAGCGGCTGCGCCGGCGACATCGGCTGCGTCGAGCCATAGGCGACGGCGCAAGCACATTGACTCCGATCTGGGTCTGGTGCATGGGCGATGCGCTGCTCATTGCCAACCCCAACGAGGCCTACTCGCATCTGCAGATCGAGTTGCGCCGGCGCTTCCCCAATCGGACGATCGCCGTATTGAACATCACCAACGGCGGCTATGCCTATCTACCGCCGCGCGAGATGTATGCGCGCGACCAGTATCAGGTGTGGCAAACGCCCTATGCGGCCGGCTGCCTGGAGCGGACGATCGAAGCCTGCATCGGCGCTGTCGTCGAGATGACGGGGGAGTGAACCCCGATCGCGGGCCGGCCAGGTCAAACGACGAACAACGCAAGGTGGATGTGAGGCAATTAAGGTGTCTGCGCCTTGAGGGGAAGTTGCATCAGTGAGCATTTATCTATCCGTCGTCATCCCTGCCTACAACGAAGCTGCCAACATTCGATCAGGATCGCTGACTTCTGTGTACGATTACCTCTCCATCCAGCCCTACGCCTACGAGGTCATCGTCGTTGACGACGGCAGCGCCGACGAGACGGCAGCGCTCGCCGAAGACTTTGCGGCACAGCATCGCAACTTCCGCCTCATTCGCAACCCACACCGCGGCAAGGCCTTCACCGTGGCGACCGGCCTGCGCGCTGCAAGCGGCGAGATCGTGTTGTTTACCGACATGGACCAGGCCACGCCGATCCGAGAGACGGACAAGCTGTTGCCCTGGTATGCGCGCGGCTACGACGTGGTGATCGGCTCGCGCGGCACCTACCGGCGCAACGCCCCGCTGTGGCGCAAGCTCATGTCGCGCAGCCAAATCCTGCTGCGCAATCTCATCCTGGGCTTCAAGGACATTACCGATACACAGTGCGGCTTCAAGTCGTTTCGCGGCAGCACGATCACGCCGATCCTCGATCACCTTCACCTCTACAAATTCGCCAACCAGGCGGAGGTGCACGGCGCGACGGTGACCGCCGGCTTCGACGTGGAAGTGCTGTTCGTCGCGCAGCGGCTCGGCTATCGCGTCAAAGAGGTGCCGGTGGAATGGGACTACCGGCACTCGCGGCGCGTGAACCTGTTGAAGGATAGCCTGCGCGGCGTGCGTGAGTTGATCGAAATCCGCGCGGCGGATCTGCGGGGGGCGTATTCGGGGAGGTTGGTTAGTAAACGGTGATTTGAGGTTGGAGGTTTGAGGTTGGATGACTTGCTGATCTTCTGACCGGCGACCAATCACCAGCGACCAGCAACCATCATGATAGACATCCTCGGCCTGGGCGCGACAGCGGTAGATCACCTGATCTACGTGCCGGCCTATCCGCCGCCCAACGTCAAGTCATATGTGCTGCGCAGCGAGCGACAATGCGGCGGGCTGACGGCCACCGCGCTCGTAGCAGCGTCGCGGCTAGGTGCGCGCTGCGCCTATGCCGGCATGCTCGGCCACGACGACGCCTCGCAGTTCGTCGCCCAGACGCTGCGCCGCGAGGGGATTGACCTTTCGCATTTGGTTACCCGCGACGACGCCGGCCCGATTCGCTCGACGATCATCGTCGGTACCGACCGCGGCACCCGAAACATCTTCCCCGAACATCCGGCGCAGTGCGGCGCTCACCCCACCCTGCCCTCGGATGCCGTCATTCGCAGCGCGCGTGTGCTGTTCGTGGATCACGTCGGCGTCGAGGGCATGATCCGCGCGGCGCGGATCGCGCGCGAGGCCGGCATCCCGGTCGTCTCCGACGTGGAACGCGACCTGCCCGGCTGCCGCGAGCTGCTGGCACTGGTGAATCACGTCGTGATGAGCTGGGAGTTCGCGCAGACGCTCACCGGAGCCGACTCACCCCAGGAGGCCACCCGCCGACTGTGGGCATCTGGCCGCGCGCTCGTCGCCGTCACCTGCGGAGAAGACGGGTGCTTTTTCAGTGACGATGGTCAGACGGTACATCATCAGCCGGCCTTCCGCGTCGAGGTGGTAGATACCACCGGCTGCGGGGATGTGTTCCACGGCGCATATTGTGCAGCGCTGGCGAAGGGCATGTCGGCGGCAGCCCGCATTCGCTTCGCCTCGGCAGCCGCGGCGCTAAAAGCAACCCAAAGCGGCGGGCAAGCCGGCGCGCCCACGCTGGAGCAGACGTTGCAGTTTCTGGGCGCACAAACCTGACCGCGCCAACGCGAGCCCAAGCTCAACAATAAATGGGCACATTGCGCTCAAACTTTGAGGGGGGACTTGCGGCGGAACGGAGGCGAGGGGGAGGCGTCTCCGCCCCGCCGCAAGCGTCAGTAAGCACGGTTAGGGCCTCATGACGGCCGGCAAGTAAGTGACGCTAAAAGTATAACTGCGTGCCGGCTCGCGCGCAATACCCATCCACTGGGCCGGAGGCGTGTATCCATTCGGAAAGATGGTGGATAGGTTCTCGACCTTGTTCCCCAGCCGCGTTACCAGCAGCTCGCTGAGCACGTGGCGGTAGTCGGTGGTGATCCGCAGGTCGCGCCCGTCGAAGAGCTGGTCGCCGGCCAGGCCCGGCCACGTACCGTAGATCTTGCCGCCGTTGATGCCCCCGCCCATCACCAGCATGATGTTGCCGTGGCCGTGGTCGGTGCCGTTATTGGCGTTTTCGCGCAATGTGCGCCCGAACTCGCTCATCAC
The window above is part of the Candidatus Roseilinea sp. genome. Proteins encoded here:
- a CDS encoding alkaline ceramidase; the protein is MIPTTYAHSSFASLIGVARRDITPPIGIYNRNWGAATGEVATGIHRPLTLTALALERDGGDAQPLVLLSLDLGWWRTREDEWEVRSAILDALGVDESHVLLHLTHTHAGPSICREDADRPGGHLVGPYLDHLKAMCIEAAREAVRRAAPAVLDWAYGKCVLAYNRDLPDPDADRIVCGFNPAVPADDTLLIGRVTAGGQTIATLVNYAMHPVTLAWQNTLISPDFVGAMREVVEAHTNGAPCLFLQGASGELAPMEEYTADIAIADKNGRALGFAALSVLERMLPTKRRLRYAGVVESGAPLATWTHETAAPSHRLDARMLAVEIPLKPELPSLAEIEAQLATTNEPFMIERLRRRHRLRRAIGDGASTLTPIWVWCMGDALLIANPNEAYSHLQIELRRRFPNRTIAVLNITNGGYAYLPPREMYARDQYQVWQTPYAAGCLERTIEACIGAVVEMTGE
- a CDS encoding glycosyl transferase, encoding MSIYLSVVIPAYNEAANIRSGSLTSVYDYLSIQPYAYEVIVVDDGSADETAALAEDFAAQHRNFRLIRNPHRGKAFTVATGLRAASGEIVLFTDMDQATPIRETDKLLPWYARGYDVVIGSRGTYRRNAPLWRKLMSRSQILLRNLILGFKDITDTQCGFKSFRGSTITPILDHLHLYKFANQAEVHGATVTAGFDVEVLFVAQRLGYRVKEVPVEWDYRHSRRVNLLKDSLRGVRELIEIRAADLRGAYSGRLVSKR
- a CDS encoding permease, with product MIDILGLGATAVDHLIYVPAYPPPNVKSYVLRSERQCGGLTATALVAASRLGARCAYAGMLGHDDASQFVAQTLRREGIDLSHLVTRDDAGPIRSTIIVGTDRGTRNIFPEHPAQCGAHPTLPSDAVIRSARVLFVDHVGVEGMIRAARIAREAGIPVVSDVERDLPGCRELLALVNHVVMSWEFAQTLTGADSPQEATRRLWASGRALVAVTCGEDGCFFSDDGQTVHHQPAFRVEVVDTTGCGDVFHGAYCAALAKGMSAAARIRFASAAAALKATQSGGQAGAPTLEQTLQFLGAQT